A DNA window from Drosophila pseudoobscura strain MV-25-SWS-2005 chromosome 2, UCI_Dpse_MV25, whole genome shotgun sequence contains the following coding sequences:
- the TfIIA-S gene encoding transcription initiation factor IIA subunit 2, with protein sequence MSYQLYRNTTLGNTLQESLDELIQYGQITPGLAFKVLLQFDKSINNALNQRVKARVTFKAGKLNTYRFCDNVWTLMLNDVEFREVHEFVKVDKVKIVACDGKSEF encoded by the exons ATGTCCTACCAGCTGTACCGCAACACCACCCTGGGCAACACGTTGCAGGAGAGTCTAGACGAGCTGATCCAG TACGGCCAGATCACGCCAGGACTGGCCTTCAAGGTGCTCCTCCAGTTCGACAAGAGCATCAACAATGCCCTAAACCAGCGCGTAAAGGCGCGCGTCACCTTCAAGGCGGGCAAGCTGAACACCTACCGTTTCTGTGACAATGTCTGGACGCTGATGCTGAACGATGTGGAATTTCGGGAGGTGCACGAATTCGTCAAGGTGGACAAGGTGAAGATTGTGGCCTGCGATGGCAAGAGCGAGTTCTAG